A part of Cervus elaphus chromosome 11, mCerEla1.1, whole genome shotgun sequence genomic DNA contains:
- the LOC122703235 gene encoding epididymal-specific lipocalin-5-like: MRGNLLTALLGLLVVLAAGKEDLGLQNFNLTQFSGMWYEIALASNPEHQSPSPGRKVGAVRVEQDGAQLSLTSVSDHMNLCVKEKNQAVKGDAPGKFKLPLDSGGKEVIVVATDYKTYAIMNIVLHRGGKPSSVLKLYTRTLDHNEKATEKFVEKAVEQGLSVSDVQLLTKDLTCVNLLS; encoded by the exons ATGAGGGGCAACTTGCTCACGGCCCTGTTGGGGCTGCTCGTGGTGCTGGCGGCTGGCAAGGAGGACTTGGGCCTCCAGAACTTCAACTTGACCCAG TTTTCAGGCATGTGGTACGAGATTGCCTTGGCCTCCAACCCGGAGCACCAGAGCCCGTCCCCAGGGCGGAAGGTGGGGGCCGTGAGAGTGGAACAGGATGGGGCCCAGCTCAGCCTGACCTCCGTGTCTGACCA CATGAACCTGTGCGTGAAGGAGAAGAACCAGGCCGTGAAGGGGGACGCCCCCGGGAAGTTCAAGCTCCCTTTAGACTCTG GAGGCAAAGAGGTCATCGTGGTGGCCACGGACTACAAGACCTACGCGATCATGAACATCGTCCTGCACAGAGGCGGGAAGCCCAGCAGCGTGCTGAAGCTCTACA CCCGGACCCTGGATCACAACGAGAAGGCCACAGAAAAGTTCGTGGAGAAGGCCGTGGAGCAGGGGCTGTCAGTCTCGGACGTGCAGCTGCTCACCAAGGACT TGACCTGTGTGAACCTGCTGTCCTAG